Proteins found in one Cellulomonas palmilytica genomic segment:
- a CDS encoding AAA family ATPase, with the protein MADELQSPIRQGAHDIAIERERMRRRRFYRLAAVLLAAEAWVVVASLQGWPLLPQLPAMDPFLVTIVVFFVLMLLLVVLTTVGTSRSPHLVYRPEQVDVRLDDVIGIDPVKEDVRRSIDLFQTHRRFADQMGGTPRRGLLFEGLPGTGKTMTAKAMAAEAGVPFLFVSATSFQSMYYGATARKIRAYFKALRRTARREGGAIGFIEEIDAIALRRGGMLGASGMPAGLSAASACVQSPAVRLPGVGGTTTNAVVSEGTGGVVNELLVQMQSFDEPTGGDKLYNRAVAAINLFLPAHQQIKQRRPGRAPILLIAATNRADSLDPALLRPGRFDRHLTFSTPDAHGRRALVDHFLARRSHEVGLDEPGLRDRIAAATNGWTPVMIEHLLDEALVNALRRGSVTMSFEDVEQARITEMVGIGQPVRYTVAEQELIATHEAGHATVAWLVAPNRTLEVLTIIRRGEALGLLAHTDCEEVWTHSQYDLQALVQIAMGGWVAEELFFGQTTTGPASDLAAATRTAAQMVGAAGMTGSLVSFLAVDRDLVSAVLADAASREQLEGVLDDARSTVRRLLSRNRHLVEALRDALLERHELIGPEITDVLERAQTQAEVRASRPVLAAAVAGRMNRPPAA; encoded by the coding sequence GTGGCCGACGAGCTGCAGTCACCGATCCGCCAGGGCGCGCACGACATCGCGATCGAGCGCGAGCGGATGCGCCGACGCCGGTTCTACCGGCTCGCGGCCGTGCTGCTCGCCGCCGAGGCCTGGGTGGTCGTCGCGTCGCTGCAGGGCTGGCCGCTGCTGCCGCAGCTGCCGGCGATGGACCCGTTCCTCGTGACGATCGTCGTGTTCTTCGTCCTGATGCTGCTGCTCGTCGTCCTCACGACCGTCGGGACGTCGCGCTCGCCGCACCTCGTGTACCGGCCGGAGCAGGTGGACGTGCGCCTCGACGACGTCATCGGCATCGACCCCGTCAAGGAGGACGTGCGCCGCTCGATCGACCTGTTCCAGACGCACCGCCGGTTCGCCGACCAGATGGGCGGCACCCCGCGGCGCGGCCTGCTGTTCGAGGGGCTGCCCGGCACCGGCAAGACCATGACGGCGAAGGCGATGGCCGCCGAGGCGGGCGTGCCGTTCCTGTTCGTGTCCGCGACGTCGTTCCAGTCGATGTACTACGGCGCGACGGCCCGCAAGATCCGCGCGTACTTCAAGGCGCTGCGCCGCACCGCGCGCCGCGAGGGCGGGGCGATCGGCTTCATCGAGGAGATCGACGCGATCGCGCTGCGCCGCGGCGGGATGCTCGGCGCGTCCGGGATGCCCGCGGGGCTGTCGGCGGCGTCCGCGTGCGTCCAGTCGCCCGCGGTGCGGCTGCCGGGCGTCGGGGGGACGACGACGAACGCCGTGGTGTCCGAGGGCACGGGCGGCGTGGTCAACGAGCTCCTGGTGCAGATGCAGTCGTTCGACGAGCCCACGGGCGGCGACAAGCTGTACAACCGGGCGGTCGCGGCCATCAACCTGTTCCTGCCCGCGCACCAGCAGATCAAGCAGCGTCGGCCCGGCCGCGCGCCGATCCTGCTGATCGCCGCGACCAACCGCGCCGACTCGCTCGACCCCGCGCTGCTGCGCCCCGGGCGCTTCGACCGGCACCTGACGTTCTCCACGCCCGACGCGCACGGCCGCCGCGCGCTCGTCGACCACTTCCTCGCGAGGCGCTCGCACGAGGTCGGGCTCGACGAGCCGGGCCTGCGGGACCGGATCGCCGCCGCGACCAACGGCTGGACGCCCGTGATGATCGAGCACCTGCTCGACGAGGCGCTCGTCAACGCGCTGCGCCGCGGATCGGTGACCATGTCGTTCGAGGACGTCGAGCAGGCGCGCATCACCGAGATGGTCGGGATCGGCCAGCCCGTGCGCTACACCGTGGCCGAGCAGGAGCTCATCGCGACGCACGAGGCCGGGCACGCGACCGTCGCGTGGCTCGTCGCGCCGAACCGCACGCTCGAGGTCCTGACGATCATCCGCCGCGGCGAGGCGCTCGGCCTGCTCGCGCACACCGACTGCGAGGAGGTGTGGACGCACTCGCAGTACGACCTGCAGGCGCTCGTGCAGATCGCGATGGGCGGGTGGGTCGCCGAGGAGCTGTTCTTCGGGCAGACGACGACGGGCCCGGCGAGCGACCTCGCGGCCGCGACCCGGACCGCCGCACAGATGGTCGGCGCCGCCGGCATGACCGGCTCGCTCGTGTCGTTCCTCGCCGTGGACCGGGACCTCGTGTCCGCGGTGCTCGCCGACGCCGCGTCGCGCGAGCAGCTCGAGGGCGTGCTGGACGACGCGCGCTCGACCGTCCGGCGCCTGCTGTCCCGCAACCGGCACCTCGTCGAGGCGCTGCGCGACGCGCTGCTCGAGCGGCACGAGCTCATCGGCCCGGAGATCACGGACGTGCTGGAGCGCGCCCAGACCCAGGCCGAGGTCCGCGCGTCCCGTCCGGTGCTCGCGGCGGCCGTGGC